TGTGCCAATGCCGTACTTGTTAAATAATGTATACGAAACCGGCGGGGTGGGGACTATATTCCCGGATTCAAAAGGTAATCCTGTCCTGCATTCACACAACTTTTTTGGGAGAAATAATGTCACACGGTCGGGGTGTGTAAGGCTCGGCGTTAAAACCTGGCATATAATGGAAGTTGTGATAATAGAACTTACCGGCACATGTGCTTCAAGAAAAAAGGATAGAACTACAGGGTTTGAACTTCTGATACCATAACCAAGCCTGTATACAAAAATTGTGCTTGACAGTTTATACCCATAATGATATTATGACTGACCAGTCAGTCATAATGATAGGTGGCAGTAAAACGTACCGGTTTATCCGGTATTGTTTATCGCAGGAAGAATAGGTTAATGAATAAAGTTAAACTGAACAAAAAAGCGTTGATACTTTCCGCTGCAATGGATGTCGTAGCGGATAAAGGGTACCACAAAATGTTAGTGGAAGATATTGCGCGCCATGCCGGTGTTGCCAAGGGTACGGTGTACCTGTACTTCAAAACAAAAGAGGAGTTGTTCCACGCGTTGATAGGGAATACGTTTAATGAAATGTCCGGGTTTATCCTGGCT
This region of Elusimicrobiota bacterium genomic DNA includes:
- a CDS encoding PPC domain-containing DNA-binding protein, giving the protein MLYSQARMGRVFVIRLEDGDVVHECIERFARVKKIRSAAVIMVGGADKGSRIVVGPRNGRAKKIVPMPYLLNNVYETGGVGTIFPDSKGNPVLHSHNFFGRNNVTRSGCVRLGVKTWHIMEVVIIELTGTCASRKKDRTTGFELLIP